From one Dermacentor andersoni chromosome 1, qqDerAnde1_hic_scaffold, whole genome shotgun sequence genomic stretch:
- the LOC126543332 gene encoding uncharacterized protein, whose protein sequence is MTTTLGSLAEFCPDSGNIEVYLERFDLYATANGVDASKKLQVFLTILGEKAYVTLRSLLLPKKPTEVKYEEATEALRKHYAPKRSVVTERYHFYQRKQEPDESLKQFIVELKRLAAMCSFGSFLEEALRDRLIAGIGTDSIRCRLLALSDDEVTWERVCKIATALETAQKDTREMLSEGSTASPADVYWHREPTTQGRRHATKTASNEQRAPQNGPRKQRGKGIGRACYRCGGLHAPVSCPFLKSTCFKCSKPGHVAKMCKTKVVHKVEETLLSTDLLTVSTTNQVHSSPPIVLKVKVNGKEIPMELDTGAAVTIMSERDFDENFPNYPCSKDYPGSVKENDVPLPHASELLESESVFAPTSNRPVLDRSDGGPPSRGAQSASTSEQNDAGSPVLLRRSAREKRKPDRLTYDRF, encoded by the exons ATGACCACCACCCTGGGATCCTTGGCCGAGTTCTGCCCAGACTCTGGCAATATCGAAGTCTACCTGGAAAGGTTCGACCTGTATGCAACCGCCAATGGAGTAGACGCAAGTAAGAAGTTGCAAGTCTTCTTAACAATCCTGGGTGAAAAGGCTTACGTGACTCTGCGTAGCCTGCTGCTGCCGAAGAAACCAACGGAAGTCAAGTACGAAGAAGCTACAGAAGCTCTCCGAAAGCACTATGCTCCAAAACGGTCAGTGGTTACCGAACGGTATCACTTTTACCAGCGAAAGCAAGAGCCGGATGAAAGCCTAAAACAGTTCATCGTTGAGCTGAAAAGACTGGCTGCAATGTGCTCGTTTGGAAGCTTTTTGGAAGAAGCACTCCGGGATCGACTGATTGCTGGAATCGGGACGGATTCGATTCGATGCCGTCTTCTTGCCCTGTCAGACGACGAAGTCACCTGGGAGCGAGTATGCAAAATTGCCACCGCCTTGGAAACGGCCCAGAAAGACACCCGAGAAATGCTATCGGAGGGGTCAACCGCCAGTCCTGCGGACGTTTACTGGCATCGGGAGCCCACCACGCAAGGCAGGCGACACGCGACGAAGACCGCTAGCAACGAGCAGCGTGCCCCCCAAAACGGTCCAAGGAAGCAACGTGGGAAAGGCATTGGTCGCGCCTGTTATAGATGCGGCGGACTGCACGCGCCAGTGAGTTGTCCTTTTCTCAAAAGTACCTGCTTCAAATGCTCGAAGCCAGGGCATGTAGCGAAAATGTGCAAAACAAAGGTCGTGCACAAAGTTGAGGAGACCTTGCTGTCAACAGACTTGCTTACTGTTAGTACGACTAACCAAGTTCATAGCTCTCCGCCTATTGTGCTTAAAGTAAAAGTAAACGGCAAGGAGATTCCGATGGAACTAGACACGGGAGCAGCTGTGACCATAATGTCTGAAAGAGACTTTGATGAAAATTTTCCAAACTATCCATGTTCCAAAGACTAC CCTGGTAGTGTTAAAGAAAATGATGTACCTCTGCCACATGCAAGTGAACTGCTTGAAAGTGAAAGTGTCTTTGCACCCACCTCAAACCGGCCAGTGTTGGATCGGAGTGATGGTGGCCCACCCTCACGTGGAGCCCAAAGTGCGTCAACGTCAGAACAGAACGATGCCGGTTCACCTGTGCTGCTCAGGCGCAGCGCTCGTGAGAAGCGCAAGCCAGATCGTCTGACGTATGACAGATTCTGA